In Leptospira kirschneri serovar Cynopteri str. 3522 CT, one DNA window encodes the following:
- a CDS encoding sensor domain-containing diguanylate cyclase, giving the protein MSYQSEYNLEKFYNYSLDLFSIQRLDGTVISVNPSFERILGWKEEELLGRDPFHLLHPDDLGSAKEFEELDGGGPRSSIQNRIRCADGTYKHFAWTGYPDLEAGLVYITGRDITETIEANQQISQLATELKKANDLLFEQATTDPLTKLKNRRAFMNDLHSLLRYMQQEKSFLSFLMIDVDHFKTYNDQFGHLAGDKVLVCLAKVFENTLRSNDLLGRFGGEEFVAALPDTNEEKAVEVTEKLLNSVREFDWEYRSITISVGISTIDFEKKHLNVDPTHLIESADKALYQSKVSGRNKATHSSQIY; this is encoded by the coding sequence ATGAGTTATCAAAGCGAATACAATCTCGAAAAATTCTACAACTATTCTTTGGATTTGTTTTCGATCCAACGGCTGGACGGCACAGTGATCTCAGTCAATCCCTCATTTGAAAGAATCCTCGGATGGAAAGAAGAAGAACTTTTAGGACGTGATCCATTTCATTTATTACATCCGGATGATTTAGGAAGCGCCAAAGAATTTGAGGAACTAGACGGAGGAGGTCCTAGATCCTCTATTCAAAACCGAATCCGATGTGCAGATGGAACATATAAACATTTCGCTTGGACCGGATATCCAGATCTAGAAGCAGGCCTCGTCTACATCACCGGAAGAGACATCACAGAAACCATCGAAGCGAATCAGCAAATCAGTCAGCTTGCAACCGAATTGAAGAAGGCAAACGACTTATTGTTCGAACAGGCGACAACCGATCCTTTGACCAAGTTGAAAAACCGCAGAGCATTTATGAATGATCTTCATAGCCTTCTCAGATATATGCAACAAGAGAAAAGTTTTCTTTCGTTTCTTATGATCGATGTGGATCATTTTAAGACTTACAACGATCAGTTCGGTCATCTCGCCGGAGATAAAGTACTGGTTTGTCTAGCTAAGGTTTTTGAGAACACTTTGCGATCAAACGACTTATTGGGACGTTTTGGTGGAGAGGAATTTGTAGCCGCATTACCCGACACCAATGAAGAAAAAGCGGTAGAAGTCACGGAAAAATTACTTAACTCAGTCCGAGAATTCGATTGGGAATATCGCTCCATTACGATTAGCGTAGGAATCTCCACTATAGATTTTGAAAAAAAACACTTAAATGTTGATCCCACTCATTTGATCGAAAGCGCGGATAAAGCTCTTTATCAATCTAAAGTTAGCGGAAGAAATAAAGCCACTCATAGTTCTCAAATATATTAA
- a CDS encoding sensor domain-containing diguanylate cyclase, which produces MQYNYEKFFHNSLDILVIARMDDGHVIHVNPSFERIFGWSEKRLLGLGSYEFLHPEDLPSTQEIAAKLATGAPVVSFENRYRSIDGNYRTLSWTAVPEYKSGMVYAIARDITEVIESNRKISELASELKEANDMLLEQASTDPLTKLKNRRAFNAELNRLLQVAQKQSSPLSLLMIDADHFKNYNDQFGHPAGDQVLIHLAFLLTHTLRQHDVIARYGGEEFIVAMPDTSETTCLQIAERLIHVVREFNWEKRSVTISVGAATLGEKQKTSLEENRHFINLIESADKALYHSKINGRNQVNHSSRILPCKEA; this is translated from the coding sequence ATGCAGTACAATTATGAAAAATTTTTCCACAACTCTTTGGACATACTTGTTATTGCCAGGATGGACGATGGTCACGTAATCCACGTGAATCCTTCCTTTGAAAGGATTTTTGGTTGGTCGGAAAAACGTCTGTTAGGATTAGGTTCATATGAATTCCTTCATCCAGAAGATCTTCCATCCACACAAGAAATAGCCGCCAAACTTGCCACAGGTGCTCCAGTTGTATCTTTTGAAAACCGTTATCGTTCAATTGACGGAAATTACAGAACCCTATCTTGGACTGCAGTACCGGAATATAAAAGTGGCATGGTTTATGCAATTGCAAGAGACATTACGGAAGTAATCGAATCCAACCGTAAAATTAGTGAACTCGCTTCGGAACTCAAAGAAGCAAACGATATGTTACTGGAACAAGCAAGTACAGACCCTTTGACTAAGTTAAAAAATAGAAGGGCATTCAACGCAGAACTCAATCGTTTACTTCAAGTCGCTCAAAAACAGTCATCTCCTCTTTCTTTATTGATGATAGACGCGGATCATTTCAAGAACTACAACGATCAATTCGGTCATCCGGCGGGAGATCAGGTTTTGATTCACCTAGCTTTTCTCTTAACCCATACACTGCGTCAACACGATGTGATCGCAAGATATGGAGGAGAAGAATTCATAGTCGCCATGCCCGATACTTCGGAAACAACTTGTTTACAGATCGCGGAAAGATTGATCCACGTCGTACGAGAATTCAACTGGGAAAAACGTTCTGTGACGATCAGCGTGGGTGCAGCAACCCTCGGCGAAAAACAAAAAACTTCTCTCGAAGAAAACCGCCATTTTATAAATCTCATCGAATCCGCAGACAAAGCCTTGTATCATTCTAAGATAAACGGAAGAAATCAGGTAAACCATAGTTCCAGAATCCTTCCTTGTAAAGAAGCGTAA
- a CDS encoding sensor domain-containing diguanylate cyclase — protein sequence MKNFEKEYDLEKLVNNSLDLLSIQRLDGTVLQVNPAFERLLGWREEELIGRNPFHLLHPEDRESTFQEFKKLNQGLPVFAFQNRFLCSDGTYKYFSWTASPDLSAGLIYVTGRDISDLIESNRKISLLAAELKDANDKLFEQACTDPLTKLKNRRAFNEELNSLIQLSQKQLSPLSLLMIDVDFFKDYNDKFGHPAGDKVLTILASLLAKTLRKDDVTARYGGEEFIVALPNTSEKEAIEIAERLVKVIEESKWEKRSVTISVGITTSQINPSNNADHSIDIIEEADRALYHSKVNGRNRVTHSSQIS from the coding sequence ATGAAGAATTTTGAAAAAGAATACGACCTCGAAAAACTCGTAAATAACTCTTTGGATTTACTATCCATTCAGAGATTGGACGGGACCGTGTTACAAGTAAACCCTGCCTTTGAACGTCTTTTAGGTTGGAGAGAAGAAGAGCTGATTGGTAGAAATCCGTTTCATTTACTCCACCCGGAAGATAGAGAAAGTACCTTTCAAGAGTTTAAAAAATTAAACCAAGGTTTACCCGTTTTTGCCTTTCAAAATCGTTTTCTTTGTTCCGACGGAACCTACAAATATTTTTCTTGGACCGCTTCTCCGGATCTATCAGCAGGTTTAATTTATGTAACTGGAAGGGACATCAGCGATCTAATCGAATCCAACCGTAAAATCAGTCTATTAGCGGCGGAACTCAAAGACGCAAACGATAAGCTATTTGAACAAGCTTGTACCGATCCATTGACAAAATTGAAAAATAGAAGAGCCTTTAATGAAGAACTAAATTCTCTAATCCAACTGTCTCAAAAACAACTCAGCCCTCTTTCCCTATTGATGATCGACGTAGATTTTTTCAAAGACTATAACGATAAATTTGGACATCCTGCCGGAGATAAAGTTCTGACTATACTAGCGTCTCTTTTAGCAAAAACTCTTAGAAAAGACGACGTAACCGCACGATACGGCGGAGAAGAATTTATCGTAGCATTACCAAACACATCCGAAAAAGAAGCGATTGAGATCGCAGAAAGATTGGTTAAAGTAATTGAAGAATCGAAATGGGAAAAAAGATCCGTTACGATCAGCGTAGGAATTACTACTTCTCAAATAAACCCATCAAATAACGCTGATCATTCGATAGACATTATAGAAGAAGCGGATCGCGCGTTATACCACTCAAAGGTTAACGGAAGAAACAGAGTCACTCATAGTTCCCAAATATCTTGA
- a CDS encoding sensor domain-containing diguanylate cyclase, protein MNFENEYDLEKLVNNSLDLLTIVDLSGNVLLVNPAFERTLGWKKEDLVGKDPFHLLHPEDKESTYREFEKLNQGLLTLSFQNRYICADGLYRYFSWTASPDLAAGLVYVTGRDITDVIESNRKISQLAVKLKETNDRLFEQASTDPLTKLKNRRMFNEELNNLIHVCNKESLPLSLLMIDADHFKDYNDKFGHIAGDKVLVELASLLTKTFRKKDVLARYGGEEFIAALPNTSEVEANQIAERLVQTVREFSWEKRSVTISVGITTSNSKSINSEYSLNLIEQADKALYCSKVSGRDRITHFSWIQNKKSGSI, encoded by the coding sequence ATGAATTTTGAAAACGAATACGACCTCGAAAAACTTGTAAATAACTCTTTGGATTTACTTACAATCGTAGACCTAAGCGGAAACGTTCTACTCGTAAATCCTGCTTTTGAACGGACCTTAGGTTGGAAAAAAGAAGACCTGGTCGGTAAAGATCCGTTTCATCTTCTTCATCCAGAAGATAAGGAAAGTACTTATCGTGAATTTGAAAAATTAAATCAAGGTCTACTTACTCTATCCTTTCAAAATCGATATATTTGCGCAGACGGATTGTATAGATATTTTTCCTGGACTGCTTCTCCGGATCTGGCGGCTGGTCTTGTCTATGTTACAGGAAGAGACATCACCGATGTGATCGAATCCAACCGTAAGATCAGTCAACTAGCAGTAAAACTCAAAGAAACAAATGATAGACTATTTGAACAGGCTTCTACCGATCCGTTGACAAAACTCAAAAACAGAAGGATGTTCAACGAGGAATTAAACAACCTCATCCATGTTTGTAATAAAGAATCACTTCCTCTTTCTTTGTTGATGATTGACGCAGATCACTTTAAAGATTATAACGACAAATTCGGACATATTGCCGGAGACAAGGTTCTGGTAGAACTAGCGTCTCTTTTGACAAAAACGTTTCGAAAAAAAGACGTTTTAGCTCGATATGGAGGTGAAGAATTTATCGCAGCCCTTCCCAATACGTCCGAAGTAGAAGCGAACCAAATTGCAGAAAGACTCGTTCAAACCGTGAGAGAATTTAGTTGGGAAAAAAGATCCGTTACAATCAGTGTAGGGATTACTACATCTAATTCGAAAAGTATAAATTCAGAATACTCTCTAAATCTAATTGAACAAGCCGACAAGGCTCTTTATTGTTCCAAAGTAAGCGGTAGGGATAGAATCACACATTTTTCATGGATCCAAAATAAAAAGAGCGGATCTATCTAA
- a CDS encoding sensor domain-containing diguanylate cyclase, with protein sequence MEYKNEYNLEKFYNYSLDLFSIQRMDGTVISVNPSFERILGWKEEELLGKSPFHLLHPEDQETILQEFQKLDGGIPRYSIQNRCRCADGTYKYFAWTGFPDVESGLVYITGRDITETIESNRKISQLATELKDANDKLFEQASTDSLTKLKNRRAFNEALNHLVHFSQKQFSPLSLLMIDADHFKDYNDTFGHLEGDKVLITLADLLTKAFRKGDVLARYGGEEFIVALPLTSENEAIEISERLIQTVKEFNWEKRSITVSVGAATHDFNSNSKNINLEYSISLIEQADKALYCSKVNGRNRITHFSRKSSSL encoded by the coding sequence TTGGAATATAAAAACGAATACAATCTTGAAAAATTCTACAACTATTCTTTGGATTTATTTTCCATTCAAAGAATGGATGGGACAGTCATTTCCGTAAATCCATCCTTTGAGAGAATCTTGGGTTGGAAAGAAGAAGAACTACTAGGTAAAAGTCCTTTTCATCTTTTACATCCTGAGGATCAAGAAACGATTCTACAGGAATTTCAAAAATTAGATGGAGGAATTCCCAGATACTCCATTCAAAATCGTTGCAGATGTGCAGACGGAACTTACAAATATTTTGCTTGGACTGGTTTTCCAGATGTAGAATCCGGTTTGGTTTATATCACAGGAAGAGATATTACCGAAACGATCGAATCCAATCGTAAGATCAGTCAATTGGCAACTGAACTCAAAGACGCAAACGATAAACTATTCGAACAAGCATCTACCGATTCATTGACAAAACTTAAAAACAGAAGAGCCTTCAACGAAGCATTAAATCATTTAGTTCATTTCTCTCAAAAACAATTCAGTCCCCTTTCTCTATTGATGATCGACGCAGATCATTTTAAGGACTACAACGATACGTTTGGGCATCTCGAAGGAGATAAAGTTTTAATCACTTTAGCGGATCTTTTGACAAAAGCATTTCGAAAAGGTGACGTACTCGCTAGATACGGAGGAGAAGAATTTATCGTAGCTCTTCCATTAACCTCTGAAAACGAGGCGATCGAAATTTCGGAAAGACTCATTCAAACCGTGAAAGAATTTAATTGGGAAAAAAGAAGTATTACAGTCAGCGTAGGTGCTGCTACACACGACTTTAATTCAAATTCTAAAAACATAAATTTAGAATATTCGATAAGTCTAATCGAGCAAGCGGATAAAGCTCTCTATTGCTCCAAAGTGAACGGTAGAAATAGAATCACTCATTTTTCAAGAAAAAGCTCCTCCTTATAA
- a CDS encoding sensor domain-containing diguanylate cyclase, translating to MKYEEMKYDIEKFFDYSLDMLCIAKLDGYIFRINPSFQKAFGWKNEDLLAFGSYTFLHPDDVEATYQVVERLKKGVPIVSFQNRYRCANGEYKNFSWTAFPDLRSELIYAIARDITEIVESNRRLNQLAAELKDANDKLFEQASTDPLTKLKNRRTFSKELNDLIIHTNKKRGLLSLLMIDVDHFKTYNDQFGHPAGDRVLIRLASVFTYTLRITDLLARFGGEEFVVALPDTGEYKAIEVADRLVTTIEKETWENRSITISVGIATLDFSLPIFTFCDTDLSTRIVEEADRALYRSKANGRNQATHCSQILS from the coding sequence GTGAAATACGAAGAAATGAAATACGATATCGAAAAATTTTTTGATTATTCTTTAGATATGCTTTGTATAGCAAAACTAGATGGATACATATTCAGAATCAATCCTTCTTTCCAAAAAGCATTTGGTTGGAAAAACGAAGATCTACTCGCCTTCGGTTCTTATACGTTCCTACATCCAGATGACGTAGAGGCAACCTACCAAGTTGTAGAAAGATTAAAAAAAGGTGTGCCTATTGTATCCTTTCAAAATCGTTATCGTTGTGCCAATGGGGAATATAAAAACTTTTCTTGGACGGCCTTTCCTGATCTGCGTTCTGAATTGATTTACGCCATCGCAAGAGACATTACTGAAATCGTAGAATCTAACCGTAGACTCAACCAACTCGCGGCAGAACTCAAAGACGCAAACGATAAATTATTTGAACAAGCAAGTACAGATCCTCTCACAAAGTTAAAAAATAGGAGAACATTTAGCAAAGAATTAAACGATCTGATCATTCACACGAACAAAAAAAGAGGACTTTTATCTTTATTAATGATCGATGTGGACCATTTCAAAACATACAACGATCAATTTGGTCATCCCGCAGGAGATCGGGTTTTAATCCGCTTGGCCTCCGTTTTTACTTATACACTACGAATCACTGATTTATTGGCTCGGTTTGGCGGAGAAGAATTTGTAGTCGCATTACCAGACACCGGAGAATACAAAGCAATCGAAGTCGCGGATCGATTGGTAACCACAATCGAAAAAGAAACCTGGGAAAACCGATCTATCACGATCAGCGTAGGCATTGCAACCTTAGACTTCAGCCTTCCAATTTTTACTTTTTGCGATACGGATCTTTCTACAAGGATTGTAGAAGAAGCAGACCGTGCTCTCTATCGTTCCAAAGCCAACGGTAGAAATCAAGCGACTCATTGTTCCCAGATTTTGTCGTGA
- the pyk gene encoding pyruvate kinase, which yields MKILNGKKTKIVCTIGPASSSEETILSILKAGMDIARMNFSHGTHDSHKRVYDTLRKCEQIFGFPLGIMADLQGPKIRTGKLKLNSILLHKNQEIQIVPDSDILGDEHRIGCTYPNLIRDIQEEDKILIDDGKLILKVISKKSDSATLKVIVGGILWSNKGINLPGTPISAPALSEKDVEDLKLALSLGVDYAALSFVRTGADLELARSYLEGTYTGLIAKIERPEAIGNIEEIIERADGIMIARGDLGVEIDTEKVPILQKELIYKLNQAGKPVITATQMLESMIENPRPTRAEASDVANAVMDGTDAVMLSAESANGHYPVESVEIMSKIIQETETIDHIYEIHWNIKKTFLESEKTALGNAAREIAHGIHAKAIVNFTRSGYSALITSEMRPKVPIYSFTPFVTTARKMKLYRGVVPFVMPFFTRLEDMIAYMNQKLKEDEFLFPGDKVVILSGAPGATVRSVDFLQIYKIH from the coding sequence ATGAAAATTCTAAACGGGAAAAAAACCAAAATCGTCTGCACTATAGGTCCGGCTTCTTCTTCCGAAGAAACCATACTCTCCATTCTCAAAGCTGGAATGGATATAGCTCGGATGAATTTTTCACACGGCACTCACGATTCTCATAAAAGAGTCTATGACACGTTACGCAAGTGCGAACAAATTTTCGGATTTCCTTTAGGGATCATGGCAGACCTACAAGGTCCTAAAATTCGAACCGGAAAATTAAAACTCAACTCCATTCTACTTCATAAGAATCAAGAGATTCAAATCGTTCCGGACTCTGATATTTTGGGAGACGAGCATAGGATCGGTTGTACGTATCCAAATCTAATTAGAGACATACAAGAAGAAGACAAGATTCTAATCGACGACGGTAAATTGATTTTAAAAGTTATTTCTAAAAAATCGGACTCCGCTACTTTAAAAGTAATCGTAGGCGGGATCTTATGGAGCAACAAAGGAATTAATCTTCCAGGAACGCCTATCTCCGCCCCCGCTCTTTCCGAAAAAGACGTGGAAGATCTTAAGTTAGCACTCTCTCTAGGCGTAGATTACGCGGCTCTCAGTTTTGTTCGCACCGGAGCAGACTTAGAATTAGCAAGATCTTATTTAGAAGGTACGTATACCGGACTCATCGCAAAGATAGAAAGACCGGAAGCGATCGGAAACATAGAAGAAATCATAGAAAGAGCAGACGGAATCATGATTGCAAGAGGAGATCTAGGAGTAGAAATCGATACTGAAAAAGTTCCTATTCTACAAAAAGAACTCATCTACAAACTCAATCAAGCGGGCAAACCGGTAATTACAGCGACTCAAATGTTGGAATCTATGATTGAAAATCCAAGACCTACCCGTGCAGAAGCAAGCGACGTAGCCAACGCGGTCATGGATGGAACGGACGCGGTTATGCTTTCCGCAGAATCGGCTAACGGTCATTATCCGGTCGAATCCGTTGAGATCATGTCTAAAATCATTCAAGAAACCGAAACCATCGATCATATCTATGAGATTCACTGGAATATTAAAAAAACGTTCTTAGAATCAGAAAAAACCGCACTGGGAAACGCCGCAAGAGAAATAGCCCACGGAATTCATGCAAAGGCAATCGTTAATTTTACGAGAAGCGGTTATTCCGCATTGATTACCTCCGAAATGAGGCCCAAAGTTCCCATCTACTCTTTCACTCCGTTTGTGACTACCGCCAGAAAGATGAAACTCTATCGAGGTGTGGTTCCATTTGTAATGCCTTTTTTTACGAGGTTGGAAGATATGATCGCTTACATGAATCAGAAACTCAAAGAGGACGAATTTCTTTTTCCAGGAGATAAGGTGGTAATTCTTTCCGGAGCACCAGGAGCCACGGTCAGAAGTGTAGACTTTTTACAGATTTATAAAATACATTGA
- a CDS encoding histone deacetylase yields MEKHLERIGLVYHPDYNLDLGPHVFPARKYQMVYDLVKRDSKLSNLYIYKPDLAKTKDLSLVHTQEFLDDFFSLKITERTQYSELPLTKQIVHSFVLAVGGTILSMELTQKYKFVYHIGGGFHHSMPDRAEGFCYLNDAAIASKLYQKEYPGKKILFIDLDLHQGNGNSFVFQDDPDVFTFSMHQENLYPKKEKSDLDISLEEGTDDKEYLELLKKSLHKIESDFKPDLIFYIAGADPFEGDSLGDLKLTFQGLRKRDQIIRDFVYSLNDTRVVILPAGGYAKDFYDTVTIHYNTIKIFAAD; encoded by the coding sequence TTGGAGAAGCACTTAGAACGTATCGGTTTGGTTTATCACCCGGATTATAACTTAGATCTGGGGCCTCACGTATTTCCGGCAAGGAAATACCAAATGGTTTATGATCTTGTAAAACGGGATTCTAAACTTTCTAATCTTTATATCTATAAACCGGACTTAGCTAAAACTAAAGACTTATCTTTAGTTCATACTCAAGAATTCTTAGATGATTTTTTCTCTCTCAAAATCACAGAAAGAACCCAGTATTCCGAACTTCCTCTAACAAAACAAATCGTTCATAGTTTTGTTTTAGCCGTGGGGGGTACTATTCTTTCAATGGAACTGACTCAGAAATATAAGTTTGTTTATCATATAGGTGGAGGTTTCCACCATAGTATGCCGGATCGGGCGGAAGGATTTTGCTATTTGAATGATGCGGCGATTGCGAGTAAGTTGTATCAGAAAGAATATCCAGGTAAAAAAATTCTTTTTATCGATTTAGATCTTCACCAAGGCAACGGAAATTCATTTGTATTTCAAGATGATCCCGACGTATTTACATTTTCCATGCATCAGGAGAATTTATATCCAAAGAAAGAAAAATCCGATTTAGATATTTCTTTAGAAGAAGGAACAGACGATAAAGAATATCTTGAGCTTTTGAAAAAATCCTTACATAAAATTGAATCTGATTTTAAACCGGATTTGATTTTTTATATCGCGGGAGCTGATCCGTTTGAAGGAGATTCTCTCGGTGATTTGAAACTTACGTTTCAGGGTTTAAGAAAAAGAGATCAGATCATAAGAGACTTTGTGTATTCGTTGAACGACACTCGGGTTGTTATTCTTCCTGCTGGAGGATACGCAAAAGATTTTTACGATACGGTAACGATCCATTATAATACGATTAAAATATTTGCGGCCGACTGA
- a CDS encoding SpoIIE family protein phosphatase, giving the protein MTEFSLKPEIIILDDDRDVGETLELILNKLGYQSVFFDSVEQGKQYFEKELNPIVFLDIHMPGTSGLEILPYFKNLESKTQVIMMTGERDINNVVTSLTHKASDFLLKPFSIQTVQIAIQKAYDYYVILKEKDIREEVIMRDLRLASRVQGKIFSIPDLSPYKVEADITPVSFVSGDFNVILKKEKSTLVLLGDVEDHGVTSGLIALLMTTIAREEFKNSNNPSDILHRMNQELCLNIGTHSMTAACVILFPNDKKLVYARGGHPFPVHFHKDGFSFLKEKSGQLLGILEDLDFPSHEVLLEDKDVIFLFSDGIINNLNHPLISELDRIHKSEENPIKPMKKALDDFVRTSIPSKEYRDDSSYILLEIH; this is encoded by the coding sequence ATGACGGAATTTTCCCTAAAACCAGAGATCATCATTTTAGACGACGACAGAGATGTCGGAGAAACTTTAGAACTCATTCTAAATAAGTTAGGGTATCAGAGCGTTTTTTTCGATTCCGTGGAACAAGGAAAACAATACTTCGAAAAAGAATTGAATCCGATTGTTTTTCTGGATATTCATATGCCTGGTACAAGTGGTCTTGAAATTCTTCCCTATTTTAAGAATTTGGAATCTAAAACCCAAGTGATCATGATGACCGGCGAAAGGGACATCAATAACGTGGTCACTTCTTTGACCCACAAAGCGAGTGATTTTTTACTGAAACCTTTTTCGATTCAGACGGTTCAAATCGCAATTCAAAAAGCATACGATTATTATGTTATTCTAAAAGAAAAAGATATACGAGAGGAAGTGATCATGCGGGATCTTCGTCTCGCTTCTAGGGTTCAAGGAAAAATTTTTTCTATTCCTGATTTAAGTCCGTATAAGGTGGAAGCGGATATTACTCCGGTTTCCTTTGTGAGCGGAGACTTTAATGTGATCTTGAAAAAGGAAAAATCCACACTCGTACTTTTAGGAGACGTTGAGGATCACGGAGTTACTTCCGGTTTGATTGCTCTTTTGATGACTACGATTGCTAGGGAAGAATTTAAAAATTCCAATAACCCGAGTGATATTCTACACAGAATGAATCAAGAACTTTGTCTGAATATCGGAACTCATAGTATGACCGCTGCCTGTGTGATTCTTTTTCCGAACGATAAAAAGTTGGTGTATGCGAGAGGAGGACATCCGTTTCCAGTACATTTTCATAAAGATGGGTTCTCTTTTTTAAAAGAAAAATCGGGCCAGTTGTTGGGAATTTTAGAGGATTTAGATTTTCCGAGTCATGAAGTCCTTTTAGAAGATAAGGACGTTATCTTTCTTTTTTCGGACGGGATTATAAACAATCTCAATCATCCTTTAATTTCAGAGTTAGATCGTATCCATAAGTCAGAAGAGAATCCTATCAAACCCATGAAAAAAGCTTTGGATGATTTTGTTCGTACTTCGATTCCTTCTAAAGAATATAGGGATGATTCTTCTTATATTCTTTTAGAGATTCATTAA
- a CDS encoding putative lipoprotein has translation MKRIQKLLIALILGLTIISFNDCFISDSVSRAVDSLSKSSDSLESLSKSIKSLSTSVSSIFSSSSDDDEKKEKAYLKDVRDLTAIHVENGFQEIEFKNDLTTLALHNGLTNWKSLRVTYLGIGSGLKKAGVNEDKFQTFLSQIGTSNPEIVESIRKGFHQF, from the coding sequence ATGAAACGTATTCAAAAACTACTGATCGCTTTGATTCTTGGGCTTACCATCATTTCTTTCAATGATTGTTTTATTTCCGATTCCGTTTCCAGAGCGGTTGATTCTCTCAGTAAATCCTCTGATTCTTTAGAAAGTCTTTCTAAGTCGATTAAATCTCTTTCTACTTCGGTGAGTTCTATTTTTTCCTCTTCTTCAGACGACGATGAAAAAAAAGAAAAGGCGTATCTCAAAGACGTTAGAGATCTAACTGCGATACACGTAGAAAACGGATTTCAAGAAATCGAATTTAAAAACGATCTTACAACACTGGCGCTTCATAACGGACTCACAAACTGGAAGTCATTGCGCGTAACGTATTTAGGAATTGGAAGTGGACTCAAAAAAGCAGGAGTAAACGAAGATAAATTTCAAACCTTTCTTTCTCAAATCGGAACTTCCAATCCAGAAATTGTAGAATCCATCCGAAAAGGATTTCATCAATTCTGA